The Primulina eburnea isolate SZY01 chromosome 12, ASM2296580v1, whole genome shotgun sequence genome includes the window ATTTGTACTGAGGAATAGCCCGAGGATAAATCGaaagtaaaaatttgtgtgagacggtctcacggatcgtattttgtgagatagatatcttatttgggtctccatgaaaaaatattatttttttatgctaaaaacattaatttttattgtgaatatcggtctAAAGTTAACACATCTcatagataaatattcgtgagatcgtctcacaagaaacctactctaAATCGAAATGAATGAAAGCATTGTAGTAGAATAGGGttgttttataaatatatttttttaaaataaaaatttcaaaattatggtGCGCGATGAAGTTTTGCAAAAATAGTGCAAAACTGCACCACTATTGACGGACGCTGCAAATTCCACCGAAATGGAGAGAGGAGGCCTCTCCTGTtagctttttaattttttaaattattattttgcatTTAAAACTTTGACATATATCTTGTTCAAAAAAATTTGActcaagacaagaaatcaaAAATAAGAGTTGAAGTTTTCAAAAATTTGTTTCTTTTACTAGTAACatgattaataataataataaatattttaaaaaaaattaaaagagcacaagttccatatttttcgtacaaaattcaagaattttcCTATTCCAActactattattattttttaatcatattattactaaaataagataaaaaataataataattataagtgGATCGATACACATGatattttctttgttttttgaaataaataaaaataaatagatcgatatataattaaaaaaaactaataGAGATGCTTTTGCAGCATCCACCACTAATAGCAAAGGAGGCTGCAACATCCTCTATCGATTTTTAGTGGTGGAGTTTTGCCACACATAttagttttgaaatttttgtttttaaaaaaattatttatatatatataaaaaaaaaaaaacagtagaATAAGGCCAATGGTAAGAACTGCTTTTGGCACGTAAGTCGTACGCCTTCAGAAGTTTATTTAGAAACATATTAAATTCCAACAAGAACTTGATAGATTaagaaaactttgattttcaaTACCATTTTCTTcctaaaatatgaaatttcacTCCCAGTATGTAGAATATGACCTGTATTTCTAACTAAACAACGTTAAACCTAGGAAGTTTTCTAACTTAAACTGCAATAGATAGTTTAATTTCTACCAATCTATCACAGCTTTAGTCTTTGTTGGCTTCGATCATATGATCCAAAATAGATACCTTCTCCATCTATATAACCTGGGATGGATGTTCATGATAAATTCCCTATATATGGGATGATTATTGGTTGTTTTGATTATCGTTGAAATAATTTGCATCAGCTGTTCATCACTCCGCCGTAATTTGATCGAGAGATATGCTTGTTTATGCGGGAGCAATTCATCTGCGACATTCTCCGTCACTCTAAACATGGATTGTCATGTGTACCAAATTTCAACTGTTTTTctgatataatatatattaaaaaaacaaaaacaaaaaaaagaatTAGGCACATGGGAATGCCATGATGGAGTGTAATCATTATCGACACCAGAAAATTTGCTAAAGTTTTTACTATGAAAATGGAAATCAGAGTAGCACCAAACTGCAAAATTTTGGGAGAATAAATCAACCGAAAAACAATGAAAATAGGCATTGCAATTATGACAAATAATAATTGATGAAGGCCGTGAAATTTAAAGCGATGCGCCAGTGTTTCAGATAGACCAGGTCGTATGGTTCCCTTGTAACACAGTTCTCAGAGGGGgtgttctttttaaaaaaaattggtcaATTATTTTTTAAGAGTATGAATTCCTCAAGTGTACACAGTTCTTAGAAGAggtaatttttttaatactgatcaattattttcttaagaaaatgtcatcttcaacttatttttttttaaaaaatgatatcCAAAAGTGTATTTAATACGTTTGAAGAGTcagttttcttaaaaaaatagttGACCAAAGTTATTTTACAGAATTCTCTTCCTTTCTTGAGTGTCGAATAATAGCACTTGCGGAGCCTAGAGTTTATACTTAGagctagggatgtaaatgagccgagctgttcgcgagtttttcggatctcagctcgttaaaaagctcgttcgagctcgttcgttaagcttatcgagccgagcccgagccttattttgggctcgacaattttgttgagccgagcttgagattgatgatgttcggctcgttagctcgtaaacatgttcgataataggttcgtgagctcaaaattgagctcggctcgtttagttggctcgtgagctcgagttcgagctcggctcgtttagctggctcgtgagctcgagctcgagctcggctcgtttaagtggttgATGGGCGAAAAAAACGGAaatatcagcgacggtttttaataaaccgtcggtatatagcgacggtctgcattaaaaccgtcgcatattaaatttagcgacggtttattcataacagtcgctattatagcgacggtttgatgtaaaccgtcgctataatagcgactgttatgaataaaccgtcgccgattaatataagcgacggttttagcaaaccgtcgctgatggcaacggttttggggtttagggttttagcaaactgtctataaattgTCGCGTTTAGAGTCGTTTGTAACATTTGCACTTAGTCATCCTAAGTGTTTATTAAATAGATATATCCATTGTCCTTACAATCGaaaaaaatgtcagaacaaaccatatttagacgaaattacaaaccatttgtgtttcctaataaaaagtacaaaattgttgatgtCAATCGAAAAAAGAGTCTTGGATACTacgtgtcacgccccgaaactcgggacttgacaccggcgtcgtttacaatcacacaattgaaacAACAAACCTTCTCGCAGCACAGTGTAAACCGAAccagtttatatcataaattcaaacgaAATAAACAATTGTCTTTTACATCCGAAAATCAACAAATGACAGAATTAAGTGCGAAAACGTCTTACaacttattaaatcataaattcgaactatACTACTACTAGTACGGGTCGCGTggatcaccatccccaaaactgtTCGGACTCTTCGTCCTCAACCTGTTCTTCGGACGACTTATCTGGGAaggttgtaaggggtgagtatttgggaatactcagcaagtgggggatatcgagcacaatataaatcaacatGTAAAATTTCGAATTAATCATATGACTTGCATAACATTTTCGTACcacatgcataaacatatatCAAGCACTGCAATTTATCGaccttctatggtttactgacgtcagtccctcatttttactcctctaagggggcgaggccgtatagcggttatatcccccaccgcgtaagggtacgtcatggttgggattcccacccatatacgGTTGACTCCTCACAGTGCGTTTAAAATCGTATGACAATGCAAGAAAGGTAGAAAGAAGATTGTACTCgactatttattttcttttaaaattgaaaacatgcatactcgaatctgaaattttaaagtttgaaaatagcccacttacagtatatATTGATTGCTAAAACGTGGGTACTCGGCTTCAGGATTTGGATCGCTACTCGTTCTTCGATCGGGCGGTGCCTCGGCTTAAAGTTTTGGACGGTTTAGAGACGATTTTTCAGCAGGGTTTCGCCTTGGTTTTCAGCTCAAATTTCGAGAATTTGAAGGGTGGGGAATGAGTGGGGTGATGGGGTATTTATAGGTGGAGGGAAGGGTGTTAAATATGGTGTTCAAATCATACCATAATTTGCATAATCTCTCAATATTTGACTCTCATTCCTTTGCCATAGATGTTGATTCATCTTccatatttcgaaaatatatcTACTTAAGTTAGGAGATTCACACTCTAATCCAATGGTCTAGATTAATTCGAAAAATCTAGGTTACCCGATCCAACGGCTGTGGTGCAAtgtcttgatgattcttgtCCAAGTTAACCAAGCATATAATCCTCACCAATCTTGGCATTTATCCTAgggaaattttcgaaattcttgTATCATATTATACCTTAATTCTTCAACTTATGTAATATTCAACTCTTGCAAGAAAATCTCCTtcctaattttcgaaaattgtatGCTTAATCACAATATATCACTATAATATTGCATGTCCAATAGTATCTCCACATATCCCATAAAATATTCTCCCATGCACAAAATAAAATCTCATGCTAACATTTTCttacaattatttaattataatgtGGATAAAATCCGGtcctcacatccctccctccttatgagaagtttcgtcctcgaaacttgagtcGGCTTGGTCTCCAAACAGATAAGGATATTCCTTTCGCATCTTCTCTTCaacttcccaagttgcttctctcTCTGTGTGGTTAGACCACTGCACTTTGATGTAGGGAATGATACGTCGCCTAAGCACTTGTTCCTTGGTGTCCACAATTCTGATAGGAACTTCTTCGTATTTCAGTTCTTTTCCCAAGTTTCCTTCCATTATGAGTGGTTCTACTTCCAGGATGTGGCTTGGGTCTGGGACGTATCTCCTTAGTTGAGAAACATGGAATACGTTGTGGATCCTTGACATGTTCGGTGGCAATGCCAGTCTGCATGCTAGTGTGCCCActttttccaagatttcaaaggGTCCAACATAGCGAGGGTTCAGTTTTCCGGCCTTACTGAATCGGACAACTCCTCTCATAGGCGAGACTTTCACATACGCCTTCTCGCCCACGTTGAACTCTACCGGCCTTCTTTTCAGATCTGCCCAGCTCTtttgtcggtcctgagctgctTTGAGTTTCTCTCGGACAATTTTAACCTTGTCTACTGTCATCTGTACTAGCTCGGGTCCCACTATAGCTTTCTCTCCCACttcatcccagtaaagtggtgatcgacattttctgccatacagggcttcgtatggagccattccGATGCTGctgtgatagctgttgttgtaagcAAACTCAATTAGGGGTAAATGAGTGCTCCAGTTGCTATTGAATTCCAGAGCGCATGCTcgcagcatatcctctaaagtttgTATGGTCCTCTCCGTTTGCCCATCGGTTTGGGGGTGATAGGCAGTACTTAGGGTTACTTTCGTCCCCATGGCCtcttgaaagctcttccaaaagcgcGAGACGAACctcggatctctatcagataagATGCTCACTGGTactccatgaagtctgacaatgttGTCCATGTACAGTGAAGCCAACTTGTCGAGATTGTAATTCATGCGGACGGGTAGGAAGTGTGCAGTCTTGGTGAGTCTGTCCACGATTACCCATATACCGTCGTGGCTTTGCCTAGACTTTGGCAATCCtaccacgaaatccatggagatattctcccatttccactcggggatttccaaaggttgcagtaatcctccaggtcgctgATGTTCTGCTTTGACCTGCTGGCATACCTGACATCTAGAGACGAATTCAGCTACATCTCTCTTCATGCCATTCCACCAGAAGCTATTCTTGAGATCcctgtacatcttcgtactgcctggatggacTGAGAATTTTGacttgtgcgcttctgtcattATCTCTCGGCGAAGGTTATCACTGTCTGGCACACACAGTCTTCCTTTCATCCATAAGATTCCCTTGTCATCAATTTGATGATCCTGAGACTTCCCTTCTCTGACCTGCTCCTTAATTTTAGTCAGTACCGGGTCTTGATCTTGGTTTAACTTGACGGTCTCTTGCAGACATGGCCGGGCCGAGAGGGAAGCTAGAGTCATTTTTCCTGGGCCCTTCCGACTTAGCGCATCAGCCACTTTGTTTGCTTTACCCGGATGGTAACTGATGGTcaagtcataatctttcagaagTTCGATCCATCGCCTTTGCCTCATATTAAGTTCCTTTTGGGTgaacaagtacttgaggctctgatggtctgtgaagatttcacatttagcaccatagagatagtgcctccaaatctttaaGGCGAAGACAACCGCTGCTAGTTCCAGGTCATGAGTAGGATAATTCTGCTCGTGCGGTTTCAACTGTCTAGACGCATAGGCGATCACTCTTCCTTCTTGCATTAGTACGCATCCTAGACCGTCCTTAGAGGCGTCACTGTAAATCGTGAAATCCTTATTCTCTGCGGGCAAGATCAGCACTGGTGTGGATGCGAGTTTCTCTTTCAGCGTCTGGAAACTTTTCTCGCAATCCTCACTCCAggtgaattttgaatttttctgtGTGAGCTTCGTCAGTGGCACGGCTATCGAGGAGAACCCTTCGACGAATTttcggtaatatcctgccaatcCAAGAAAGCTTCTGATATCAGTGGCGTTCTTCGGTCTCGGCCACTCTGTAATTGCCTCTACTTTCCTTGGATCCACTGACACTCCTGTTCTCGAGATCACGTGTCCTAGAAATGACACACTTcttagccagaattcacacttgctaAACTTAGCATAGAGCTTATTCTCTCTTAAGATTTGCAGAGCAAGGTGAAGGTGCTCTTCGTGGCTTGCCTCGTCAGGAgaatagacgagaatgtcgtcgatgaataccactATGAACTGATCCAGAAATGGCTTGAATACTCTGTTCATAAGGTCCATGAATGCTGCTGGTGCGTTGGTCAGACCAAAGGGCATCACTGTGAATTCGTAGTGCCCGTATCTGGTTCGAAAGGCTGTCTTGGGAATATCTTCAGCCCTGACCTTTAACTGATGATAACCGGTCCTCAGGTCCAGTTTAGAAAAGACGGCGGCTCCTTTAAGCTGATCGAACAGATCGTCTATCCGAGGTAGAGGGTACCTgttcttgattgtgatcttgttcaatTCCCTGTAGTCGATGCATAATCTCATACTaccgtccttcttctttacgaagagtactggagctccccacggggacacacttgGTCGAATCTGCCTTTTatctagcaattcttggagtTGTTCCTTCAGCTCCTTGAGTTcggctggtgccattctgtatggtgccttagagattggtgccgcaCCGGGAACCAGGTTGATCTCGAACTCCACCTCGCGGTCCGGGACTGTCCCTGAGAGttcttctggaaaaacatcGGGGAACTCTCTCACTATCGGGATGTCTTCCAGTTTCAGCTCGACTTCTTCTGTTACCTCACTGATCATTGCTAGGTAGATATCTTCTCCGGatttcatggctttccaagcTTGAGAGGCTGACAATAGTGATTTACGTCCCTTGGATTTACCGTGAAACACGACTTCTTCCTGATTTGAGGTTCGGAGTTTGACTTCCTTTCCCTTACAATCTACTATTGCACTGTTTCTCgctaaccaatccatccctAAGATGATGTCGAAATCGACCATGATCAACTGTATCAAGTCGGCGCTAAAAGTCTGATTATTAATACTGATCTCACAATCTCTGTAAATCTCCTCAGTTTCTATAGCTCTACTCGTAGGTGTGGCTATTCGGAATGGTTCGGTTAGCTTATCAGGCCTACGTCCTAACTTCTTagcaaatctcttagacataAAGGAATGGGTAGCACCGCAGTCAAATAATGCATAGGCAGGTACTGATTGAATTAGAATGGTACCTGACACGACTTCAGTTGCGTCATCAGCCTCTTCCTGAGTCATGGCAAAGATCCTAGCATTGGGTTTATCCTCTTTTGGTTTACTAGGGCCTGCTCCCGGATTTGGCCCAGTTCCTCTGTTTGGCCCTGCTGGTCGGTTGGCAACGGTAGGACATTCTGCAATTCGGTGCCCCGCTTTCCCACATCCAAAACACACACCACTTGCCCTTCGGCATTCCCCCGAGTGCTTGAAGCCACATGTTGAGCATGGCTTGAGTCCTTGGTAGTTATTGGCGGGGAATTTCCCTGAGGGAGGTCCACCTGACTGATTGGGCCTCTTGAACACTGGTTTTCCCTGGGAAGGCTGGCTGACAGGGGGTCGCTTGTTCCTGTTTTCCCCTTCTCTCCGACGAATATCAGCTTCGGCTCGGATAGTCGCCCCCATCAAGTCTGAAAAGTTGGTAGGTTGGTAGACTGCCAGAGCGGATTGGATTCTGCTGTTCAACCCCTTCTTAAATCGGTGTAATTTCAGAACTTCATCCGCCATAATTGCAGGAGCATAAGAACCCAGGGCATTGAACTGAGAGGTGTATTCCACTACTGACATATCTGGGGCCTGACTGAGATTCTCAAACTCACTTAACTTCTGCAGTCTGACTTCTGCCGGGTAGTACTGTTTCAGAAATGTTTCTCGGAAGATACGCCATGTGATTGGCCCCGCAGCGGTCATGGCTGGCGAGGCTGCTTCCCACCATTTAGCTGCCTTGTCTTCCAGGAAAGGTACTACCACGTCCACCTTTAGGGCATCTGGGACTTCCAATAGTCTTAACTGAGTTTCCACACTCTTTAGCCAGTTCTGGCTAACTTCAGGATCGGCAGCGCCACTGAAAGTTGGGCACCTATTCTTGCGCAAAGACTCGTAATGAAACTTGACCCCATGCTGTGGTGGAGGTGGGGGCTGCTGA containing:
- the LOC140806818 gene encoding uncharacterized protein, with protein sequence MTVDKVKIVREKLKAAQDRQKSWADLKRRPVEFNVGEKAYVKVSPMRGVVRFSKAGKLNPRYVGPFEILEKVGTLACRLALPPNMSRIHNVFHVSQLRRYVPDPSHILEVEPLIMEGNLGKELKYEEVPIRIVDTKEQVLRRRIIPYIKVQWSNHTEREATWEVEEKMRKEYPYLKEIFLQELNIT
- the LOC140806819 gene encoding uncharacterized protein — encoded protein: MAGRPPRQNRNPRYANNNNNNDNTNEEGNGPPPQFNLNQADLMAIATIVATTLQGLVNPNANQQPPPPPQHGVKFHYESLRKNRCPTFSGAADPEVSQNWLKSVETQLRLLEVPDALKVDVVVPFLEDKAAKWWEAASPAMTAAGPITWRIFRETFLKQYYPAEVRLQKLSEFENLSQAPDMSVVEYTSQFNALGSYAPAIMADEVLKLHRFKKGLNSRIQSALAVYQPTNFSDLMGATIRAEADIRRREGENRNKRPPVSQPSQGKPVFKRPNQSGGPPSGKFPANNYQGLKPCSTCGFKHSGECRRASGVCFGCGKAGHRIAECPTVANRPAGPNRGTGPNPGAGPSKPKEDKPNARIFAMTQEEADDATEVVSGTILIQSVPAYALFDCGATHSFMSKRFAKKLGRRPDKLTEPFRIATPTSRAIETEEIYRDCEISINNQTFSADLIQLIMVDFDIILGMDWLARNSAIVDCKGKEVKLRTSNQEEVVFHGKSKGRKSLLSASQAWKAMKSGEDIYLAMISEVTEEVELKLEDIPIVREFPDVFPEELSGTVPDREVEFEINLVPGAAPISKAPYRMAPAELKELKEQLQELLDKRQIRPSVSPWGAPVLFVKKKDGSMRLCIDYRELNKITIKNRYPLPRIDDLFDQLKGAAVFSKLDLRTGYHQLKVRAEDIPKTAFRTRYGHYEFTVMPFGLTNAPAAFMDLMNRVFKPFLDQFIVVFIDDILVYSPDEASHEEHLHLALQILRENKLYAKFSKCEFWLRSVSFLGHVISRTGVSVDPRKVEAITEWPRPKNATDIRSFLGLAGYYRKFVEGFSSIAVPLTKLTQKNSKFTWSEDCEKSFQTLKEKLASTPVLILPAENKDFTIYSDASKDGLGCVLMQEGRVIAYASRQLKPHEQNYPTHDLELAAVVFALKIWRHYLYGAKCEIFTDHQSLKYLFTQKELNMRQRRWIELLKDYDLTISYHPGKANKVADALSRKGPGKMTLASLSARPCLQETVKLNQDQDPVLTKIKEQVREGKSQDHQIDDKGILWMKGRLCVPDSDNLRREIMTEAHKSKFSVHPGSTKMYRDLKNSFWWNGMKRDVAEFVSRCQRSEVRLALLEELSRGHGDESNPKYCLSPPNRWANGEDHTNFRGYAASMRSGIQ